The following DNA comes from Meiothermus sp..
CCAGCACCAATGCCACCACCCCCCACAGCGGATAGCGCCGGTTCTGGTAGCGTGGATCGTCCAATGAGGCTAAGGCTTCGCGTAAGTTCATGCCTCTATCTAGCCTCAACCCTGAATAACGGTCAAGTCTGGAAGTCAACCTGAAATCCCAATTGCCCTCACCCCGAATGCGGTAGCTTGGTAGGGTCTATGGGAAAGAGCGCACGGAAACAGGCCTTGAAGTATTCGTCCAAGCCCAAGCCCAGCCCCTGGCCCTGGGTCATCGGCGGCGTTCTCGTGCTGGCGGTGGCGGTCTGGGGCTTCCTGCGCTGGCAGGGCCAGCAGGGGGTGCCCAGCCTCGAGAGCCTCATCGAGGAGGGCAAGCCGGCCCTCACGCAGGTGCAGAACCACCCGGACTACGGGCGCAGCCACGCCAACATCGGCGCCTCGCTGAGCTACGCCACCGACCCGCCCACCTCGGGGACGCACTGGTACAACTGGAGTGAGCCGGGCTTCTACACCCGCGGCGAGCCCCGGGAAAAGCTGGTGCACGCGCTCGAGCACGGCAACGTCGTGATCTACTACGACCA
Coding sequences within:
- a CDS encoding DUF3105 domain-containing protein, which gives rise to MGKSARKQALKYSSKPKPSPWPWVIGGVLVLAVAVWGFLRWQGQQGVPSLESLIEEGKPALTQVQNHPDYGRSHANIGASLSYATDPPTSGTHWYNWSEPGFYTRGEPREKLVHALEHGNVVIYYDQPGEEVLKTLRAWASRYRGQWDGLVVVPKAGLGQTVELTAWTKLLRLERWDAAAAAALRH